CTACAGTTGGGTTAGCCTATTGCTTGTCATGGTTTATTGATGAGCGCGATCGCTCTATATTTAATAGTAAGGATTTACTCTATTTCCCCGACAAGGAACGATGGGAGAAAGATTTTGTAAATAATGGAATAGATGAATGTAGTAAATACCTAATTTTTGAAAACATAATTCATAACGCTAGTGCAGTTTTGATCAGGCGTAGTATATACGAAAAAGTAGGATACGCAGACGAATCTTTGCGGCTCTGTGGAGATTGGTTGCTGTGGGTAAAAATGCTTCTAGTTTCTGATATCGCTTTCATAGCAGAAACGCTTAACTATTACCGCGCCCATTCAGAAACAGTAAGATATGAAGCTAGTAGAAATGGGGTCTTTGCAGAGGAAAGCTATCAGATTGTACGTTATATTTTAGCTAATATAGACTGCCCGAAAGAGGTTGTCGAGCAAGTCTGCGAAACGAGAATTCATCGATGGTTGAAAATCATGTTTTCCAAGAATGAGAAAACATCTTGGGAACGCCAATACAAGATCTATAAAGTTGCTAGCACGGTAGACTCAAAGCTTAATTTTAGGCTTACTAAAAAAATTATTAAAAAGCTTTTAGTAAACGTTTAGTCTTGAAGCATTCAGTATAGTTCTTGCTTTTTCCCGCTTGTAGCCTAAACCTTTTATCCTAACGTCAGTTTGTTAGTACTGAATGAAAGAAGAATAACTTACCGACCTAAAAAAAGAAAGGATAATCTTTATGAAACTTGCAAGCTCAATCCGGTATGGTGGTCAATTAGTGGCAGCAGAAGAATGTAGTTATGATGATTTTTTATTATTAGGTCTTCATTGCCCAGAATGTCAGGAACCTGTTATCCTCCGAAATACTTATCAACGACAACTCCAGAATGGAAAAATCGTTAACATAAGTGCTGCATTTGTTCATAGAAAAGCGATCGATCCAGCCACAGCTCAATTATGCCATTTGCGCGTCAGTCGTTACGATAAAACAGAGATCGAGCATCGTGCTTCGATCGCCAGGGGTCAACGAGAAAAGCTCTTAAATATGTGGTTTTGGGAGGTCTTTGGTGCTTATAGTCCTTCGTTTAATATGTATAAAAATCTTTTACAAAAAGAGGGTTTTCCCAAACATTGGTCGCCAAGGCTAAAACTCTTTAAGCGATACGTTAAGGAAAATAAACAACAGATTCTCAAAACTGCTAAACTGCTTGTGGAGAGATCTCCAAGCGTTCTTGACAGAGCCACTTTACTAAATCCTTCTCCTGATGCAAAAGAGCAAAAAAATCATTTTTTAAAAGTTGCTAGGCGTGTTAGTAAACTTAATATCGAACTACACTTAGCTATTTGTTCAGAAGTTTTAGATTTTTTATCACAACCTCGCTCTAACGACCTACTCCTCAAGGTTGCAATGTTGTGCGTATTAGCAACGCACGCGAGTGAAGATAGCACCTCGCTAGCAATAGAAGAAGTACTACCGATATCATGGTTTGTATCATGGTTAGTTTTCACCCCATGGGCAGATGAATTTGCTAAATTATCTGAAAAATCTCGTCCAGAAGAACATACTACACAACAGCTCAAACAGGCAGAAAAGGCTCTGAGGCGTATGGTTAGACAGTGCAGAGCTAGAAAACAACCTTATGATGAGGCTCAGCTCAGGGAGCAGTTACTTTCTACTGCTTCAGTTGCTAGAAATTAACTCGACTAACGTAATAACTTACAGATTTAGATTAAAGATATAAAAGGTACTGAGGATGCAAAAACAAAAGCGCGCGTTAATTACTGGCATCACAGGACAAGATGGCTCTTACCTCAGTGAGTTTTTGCTAGAGCAGGGCTATGAAGTGCATGGTATTATTCGTAGAACCTCTACATTTAATACTGACCGAATCGATCACATCTACGAAGATCCGCACCAGAAGGGAGCGCAGTTATTTTTGCACTATGGAGACTTAACTGATGGCACTACATTACGTCGCATTTTAGAAGAAGTTCAACCAATAGAAATTTATAATTTAGGCTCTCAATCCCACGTGCGGGTGAGTTTTGACTCGCCAGAATATACTGTAGATTCGGTGGGAATGGGAACGCTACGCTTGTTGGAAGCGATTCGCGACTACCAGCATAGAACTGGAATTCAGGTACGGTTCTACCAGGCAGGATCTTCAGAAATGTTTGGTTTTGTGCAGGAAGTACCGCAAAAGGAAACCACACCATTTTATCCACGTAGCCCCTATGCCTGTGCTAAAGTTTACGCCCACTGGCAAACAATCAACTATCGCGAATCATATGGGCTATTTGCTTGTAACGGCATATTGTTTAACCATGAAAGCCCGCGACGAGGAGAAACTTTCGTCACTCGCAAGATTACACGCGCGATCGCTCGGATTGTCGCTGGTAAGCAAAAAGTTCTCTACTTGGGCAATCTAGATGCTAAAAGAGATTGGGGCTATGCCAAGGATTACGTCAGAGCCATGTGGATGATGTTACAGCATCCACATGCAGATGATTACGTCATTGCAACCGGTGAAACCCACTCGGTGAAGGAGTTCCTCGATCTCGCTTTTAGTTATGTCAATCTGGATTGGCAGCGTTATGTGGAATTTGACGATCGCTACCTCAGACCAGCGGAAGTAGACTTGTTGATTGGAGATTCTACCAAGGCACAACAACAACTGGGCTGGAAACCTTTAATAACATTTGAGCAATTAGTAGCCTTAATGGTAGAAGCCGACTTAAGAGCTATAGGTCAAACTTCACCTAACTGTAGTGGTACGTATGCGATCGAGGATATTGCCACGATTCGGCATGAAATGATTTCTTCCCATAACTAAAGTAGTCAGAAAATGACCTGTCGAAGTCATTATTTTTTTTATCTAATTGAGGTTGTTATCAACCAATGGTTACTCAATCGAGATCGGTTTTAGTAACAGGCGCTGCCGGCTTCATTGGTCGATACGTCTCCCGTTACTTTTTAAGGCAAGGTTGGACTGTTATCGGTATCGATACTTCTTCTGTTAAACATGCTTCCCTACTCAACTTATCAGCCTATTACCAAATTCATCTGCCAGATATGGCATTAGGCGATTTGTTACAAAAACACTCGCCTCAAGTTTGCATTCATTGTGCTGGTAGCGCCTCCGTTAATTTATCTGTTACAGATCCAGCTAAAGACTTCTACGCTAATACAGGAGTGACATTTGAGCTACTTAATACTTTGCGTCTTAATGCTCCAGATTGTCGGTTTATCTTTTTATCGAGTGCAGCAGTTTATGGAAATCCGCAGTCACTACCTGTGAGTGAATCTCATTCTCCTCTGCCAGTTTCACCATATGGATTTCATAAATGGCAGTGCGAACAATTGTGTTTAGAGTTTACCAATGTTTATGGTTTACCAACTGCTAGCGCTAGAATTTTTTCAGCTTACGGTCCTGGTTTACGACGACAGGTAGTCTGGGATATTTTTCAAAAAATCATTACGCAAAGGTCGCCAACGTTACAAGGAACGGGTCGAGAAAGCCGTGATTTTATTCATGCTATTGATATCGCTGCGGCTTTATTTGTTATTGCCACTACTGGCTCTATGCAGGGTGAAGTTTATAATATTGGTAGCGGTCGTGAGGTGACTATTGCAGAGTTAGTAAGTCTAGTTCTAGATACACTGTGCTACGACTGTAATCCGGAGTTTGACGGAGTTGTACCCACAGGTGTACCGCTTTATTGGAAAGCAGATACAACAAAATTAAGTACTTTAGGATTCGATCCAACTGTGAGTTTGGAACAGGGCATTAGCTCTTTTGCAAGCTGGTGTCGTGCGGAGTTAGTAGGGGTATGACTTATATGTATACTATGATGCATAATAAGTGGCATAAAAAATTAATCTATCTATAGTAGTTCTAAATGATTTGTAAAGTAGGCTTCTAGCCTGCGGCAGGCTAGAAGCCTGCTCCACGTTCATGAATCAAATAGGATTGCTATAGAAGATATATGTCTCTAACCCGAGGCGGACATAAATATATTATTTGTTTGAGATAACAAAACAATTAGATAGATTGATGTACAAATCAATTAATACTAACGATGAAGTTTCGAGGCTCGACCTGCTAATACACTAATCCAGTCAAGCTCGATTAACAATACATTTATTTTTACAAATTAACTTTTTTATTTTGCTATTGTTTGCTATTATTTAAAGTAAGTTAAAAAGGATAGTAACATTCAGGTAAGTCATAGTTGTTTGAGTCATGCATATCTGACTAGCTGACTTCTGTTGCAGTATGAGGTTTTCAAGAAAATATTCCGAATACATTTTAGCTACCTTAGATAAGATAAGTTAGTCTTTAACAGAAATAATGAAGTTGCCCGATCGCGATTTTTAGTATTTTTAGCTTCCGAAATACGCTATTGCGATCGCCAATTCTTGCAACTATCATTTTAATGTCAGCAAACCAATCTTATCGGCGCAGTGAGACAAAATCTTCTTTTTCGCACTGCTTTCAACTTAACGATAATTCGTTCTCTCTGCACCTCACTCCAACCACGTACTTGAAAGCATCTGTTAAAACATTTAACACTGAAGGAATTAGTGATGGCTGATACTAGTCTAGATAACGAGCGACTGTCCGTAGAGCATAGAGTAGAGAATAGAGCCAATGCAACCGATCTTCGGCAACTATTTACAGTTTTACTGCGTCGCCGCCTTTTGATCTTAAGTCTTTTCTGCATTCCTCTGTCCGCCTCAAGCTTTCTGGCACTGATGGCAAAGCCGACATATCAGAGTTCTATGCAGTTGCTAGTCAGCTCTAATCTTTACCAGGGACAAAACAGTAATGCACAAGGAGGAGTAGAGGAGAGTGATTTTACTGACTCAAATCTTAAAGTTGACTACACGGCGCAACTTAGCGTGATGACAAGTCCAAAGCTCGTAGAGAGGGCTGTGGAACTACTTCGTCCTGAGTACCCTAATATTACAGTAGAAGAGATCAACGGCAAACCAGCGAAAGTTAAACAATCACCGCTAAAAGTAACTCAAGTAGAAAGCGGAACAAAAACTTTGCAAACACTCAGTCAAGTTTTTGAAGTAACTTTTGTAGCAGGAGACCCTATTAAGAGTCAAAAAGTTCTTCAAGCACTACAAAATGTCTATCAAATTTATAATTTAGAACAGCAAAAATTACGCCTAACCAATGGACTTGCTTTTGTTAACGAGCAATTGCCCAAAATCCGAAAAGATGTGTCACAGGCTGAGGCGAACCTAGAAAATTTTCGCAAGCAAAATAAACTACTCGACCCAGAAGTACAGGCAAAAAATTTGTTGGATGCACTGGCGGCTGTCGAGAGCGAGCGACGAACAATTCGCGCCCAGTTTCAGGATCAACAAGCTCGCTACAATAAGCTACAGCAGCAAATAAGTCGATCGCCACAACAAGCACTCATTGCCTCTCGTCTCAGCCAATCTCCTCGTTATCAGTCATTACTGGATGAAATTCAAGCACTAGATGTCACTTTAGAAAAGCTGCGGGTGCAATACAGAGACGATTACCCCAAAGTTCAAGATTTACTCAAGCAGCGTCAAAACCTAATTGGTCTATTACGTACGGAAGCAGGGCGCTCTGCGGATCGATTACCTGCCCAACTAAGTACCACAGAAAAATCTCTGCCCAAACAACTACAGCTTGGCGATTCTGACCGGAAGCTAGTTGATGCCTTGGTTGATGCACAGGTAGTTTGGTTTGGTTTGAGTGCCCGCGACCAAAGCCTTGCTAAATCGGAACAGCAACTGCGCTCTACTCTGCTTAAATACCCACAACTATTAGCAGAGTACAACCGTCTCATGCCAGAAATTGCGATCAATCGAAAAACCCTGGAGCAACTTCTCCAGACGCAACAAAATTTGGGGATTAAAATTGCGCAGGGCGGATTTAACTGGCAAATCATCCGAGATCCCGAACCTGGCGTATACATGGGAACTGGCAGAATAATGCTTTTGGTATCAGGGGCAGTATTTGGTTTAGTTTTGGGTATTGGAGCTGCCTTTCTTCTTGAAGCACTCGATGATACAATTCACTCTTGCGACGAACTACAGAAACTGAGTTCCCTACCTGTATTAGGTATTACACCAAAATTACCAAACTTTGAGCTTAAGAAGCCGTCGATCGCTCTACCTTTCTTCAAACAGCAAAGTTTAACCTCTCAACGAATACAAGCATTAAACTGGTTTCCTTTCCGCGAGTCGATGGATCTGATATATCAAAACATTCAAATCTTAGGCTCGCCCCTATCCTTCAAGTCTTTGTTACTAACTTCAGCACTGACTGGTGAGGGTAAGTCAACACTGGCTGCGGGTATGGCACTGAGTGTAGCCCGTTTACAACGGCGAGTTCTCCTAATTGATGCGGATCTACGACGCTCCAATATTCACAAACTACTGAATCTATCTAACGATCGAGGGTTATCTACACTATTGACTGAAGAAGCAGATGTACGGGAGCGGGATTGCATTCAATCTGTGCAACCTTCACTGGATGTTTTGACGGCAGGACCAACACCAACAGATATAGTTAAGCTATTAAGCTCTCATCGCATGAAGCATCTAATCGAGTCTTTTGAACAATCTTACGATTTGGTACTCGTAGATGCTCCTCCTATATTGGGATTGGCGGATGCCAGCATTGTTGCATCACTCTGTAGTGGTACTGTGGTAGTCGAACGCCTCAATCGCGTGACTCGATTTGACCTCAATCAATCTTTAGAAGCCTTAAGTAAGCTGAACGTTATTGGAGCCATAATTAATGAGTCTAAGGAGTGTAACAGTAGGTACACTGTATATGACGGGACTTCCCAGGACAATCTAGAGCGGGGTTTTACAACTAACCCTAATTTAGCAGGTAGAGGAATTTTCTAGAATTCAGTCGTGAGACAGTAAGAACACACAGGCTGCTAGATTCTCAGATGACTTGGAAGAATACATCGTATTCCAAGAGATTTTCCAACTTAGGTTCCATCTAGTTTCACCTATAGACAGATGAGATTGCTTAAACCTTCTGCCAAAAGAGCCGTCCTTTTCCATGTT
This window of the Chroococcidiopsis thermalis PCC 7203 genome carries:
- a CDS encoding glycosyltransferase family 2 protein, translated to MPKVSVIIPNYNHAQFLEQRIQSVLDQTYQDFEIIYLDDASTDNSNEVFAKFANNSRIRAIYNQTNSGSPFKQWNKGIRLAQGEYIWIAESDDYADKRLLAELVDKLDNNPTVGLAYCLSWFIDERDRSIFNSKDLLYFPDKERWEKDFVNNGIDECSKYLIFENIIHNASAVLIRRSIYEKVGYADESLRLCGDWLLWVKMLLVSDIAFIAETLNYYRAHSETVRYEASRNGVFAEESYQIVRYILANIDCPKEVVEQVCETRIHRWLKIMFSKNEKTSWERQYKIYKVASTVDSKLNFRLTKKIIKKLLVNV
- the gmd gene encoding GDP-mannose 4,6-dehydratase, with the translated sequence MQKQKRALITGITGQDGSYLSEFLLEQGYEVHGIIRRTSTFNTDRIDHIYEDPHQKGAQLFLHYGDLTDGTTLRRILEEVQPIEIYNLGSQSHVRVSFDSPEYTVDSVGMGTLRLLEAIRDYQHRTGIQVRFYQAGSSEMFGFVQEVPQKETTPFYPRSPYACAKVYAHWQTINYRESYGLFACNGILFNHESPRRGETFVTRKITRAIARIVAGKQKVLYLGNLDAKRDWGYAKDYVRAMWMMLQHPHADDYVIATGETHSVKEFLDLAFSYVNLDWQRYVEFDDRYLRPAEVDLLIGDSTKAQQQLGWKPLITFEQLVALMVEADLRAIGQTSPNCSGTYAIEDIATIRHEMISSHN
- a CDS encoding NAD-dependent epimerase/dehydratase family protein is translated as MVTQSRSVLVTGAAGFIGRYVSRYFLRQGWTVIGIDTSSVKHASLLNLSAYYQIHLPDMALGDLLQKHSPQVCIHCAGSASVNLSVTDPAKDFYANTGVTFELLNTLRLNAPDCRFIFLSSAAVYGNPQSLPVSESHSPLPVSPYGFHKWQCEQLCLEFTNVYGLPTASARIFSAYGPGLRRQVVWDIFQKIITQRSPTLQGTGRESRDFIHAIDIAAALFVIATTGSMQGEVYNIGSGREVTIAELVSLVLDTLCYDCNPEFDGVVPTGVPLYWKADTTKLSTLGFDPTVSLEQGISSFASWCRAELVGV
- a CDS encoding GumC family protein encodes the protein MADTSLDNERLSVEHRVENRANATDLRQLFTVLLRRRLLILSLFCIPLSASSFLALMAKPTYQSSMQLLVSSNLYQGQNSNAQGGVEESDFTDSNLKVDYTAQLSVMTSPKLVERAVELLRPEYPNITVEEINGKPAKVKQSPLKVTQVESGTKTLQTLSQVFEVTFVAGDPIKSQKVLQALQNVYQIYNLEQQKLRLTNGLAFVNEQLPKIRKDVSQAEANLENFRKQNKLLDPEVQAKNLLDALAAVESERRTIRAQFQDQQARYNKLQQQISRSPQQALIASRLSQSPRYQSLLDEIQALDVTLEKLRVQYRDDYPKVQDLLKQRQNLIGLLRTEAGRSADRLPAQLSTTEKSLPKQLQLGDSDRKLVDALVDAQVVWFGLSARDQSLAKSEQQLRSTLLKYPQLLAEYNRLMPEIAINRKTLEQLLQTQQNLGIKIAQGGFNWQIIRDPEPGVYMGTGRIMLLVSGAVFGLVLGIGAAFLLEALDDTIHSCDELQKLSSLPVLGITPKLPNFELKKPSIALPFFKQQSLTSQRIQALNWFPFRESMDLIYQNIQILGSPLSFKSLLLTSALTGEGKSTLAAGMALSVARLQRRVLLIDADLRRSNIHKLLNLSNDRGLSTLLTEEADVRERDCIQSVQPSLDVLTAGPTPTDIVKLLSSHRMKHLIESFEQSYDLVLVDAPPILGLADASIVASLCSGTVVVERLNRVTRFDLNQSLEALSKLNVIGAIINESKECNSRYTVYDGTSQDNLERGFTTNPNLAGRGIF